A window of Symphalangus syndactylus isolate Jambi chromosome X, NHGRI_mSymSyn1-v2.1_pri, whole genome shotgun sequence genomic DNA:
ACCTTAGATCTCCATTGTAAGGATCTCACTCATTAGAAAATGTTTGAACTGGTTTCTAACAGCTGATAATGATTTTTATAGAGTATGTTCTGATGACTTTAAAATATGTCTGGATCTAATGTTGCATTTTTCAATACAGATGAAGTTTAAGCAGTTGGTCATTTTAAAAAGACCAGATTTGAGGAGTTGGATGTGCAAATTAATTGAATTATACAGTGTGTGCAATATTATTTTGAATGGAAAGTTGGATgttataaaactgaaaataaagaaaaaatataatctttttataGCAGAGATCCAGAAGTCTTTTTTGATTGAACTGCATTATAAAGTATATGAAAAGCTTCTCTTACTACACACTTAACCTGAAAATATAACGAAATCTTGACACCTAGCAAGCTAAAAGCCTCCCTGATGTTTCCACCCAGAAAATAGCATATTGAAGGGAAAAGTATAAAATTACTCTAATAGAAGGGATGAAACAGATCATGACAATTAAAAGGATGCTCATGTAATAATTAGGTCCAGACATATGCACGAGAGGATAATGAAATAATTGGGGGAGGGGTGAATTAGAAGGAAGTACCATATTGTCGGATATCCACACAGATCTGCTCCACACCCGTGGTCCCATTGGTCTGCGGTGACTTGATGACTTCACAAGTTGACCATATGTTGTAGAACATAAACACGGGCACCGCTGAGAAACCAAACACACCCAGCCAGGCCACTCCAAGCACATAGGTGAGGAAAACGAACTAGGCCAAAACAAGAGGAAGGACAATCATCACTGAAACAGGTAGATGTGTCCCCCGAGTGGAAGGATTGTGCATTTTCAGGCCCAATACTGACCTGTGGAACACATTGTGGGGACCCTCACCCCATTATTGGCAGCAAGAAGGAAAAGCTAGCGCGGGAGCAGGGGAAGTAAGAGCCAGCCACATTCCCCAGAGCTAGAGGATCTAGAATTGGAGTGCCCGAAGCAATGTCAGGGCCTTTCGGGTCACTCTTAACTAACAAGGACAGGAGACCCCAAGAGGAGATCTCActcatccaaggtcacagagctaatcAGTGGCAGCCTCTCAAGAGGTGCTCTTTCAAAATAGCCGTTCTGAAAATGCAGAACATCCTACTTAACATGGGACAGATACTGGATGCATTCCATATACCACTGAATTATAACTTCATATTAATTTCTCAAAAGTTACCTTTATTTTTCGTAACAGGTTGGCTCACAGAGAATAGCAACTGCCACAGGAAGCCCTCTCTCAAAAGGAACTTTGCTAGTTTCCTGATTCTGCAAAATTATCAAAACTTTCAAATAATCACGAACACAAGCTTAATGCTCGACCTATAAAATTCTCATTTTCCTCTAGTGTTCTTTTGTCTCTAAGATTCACAGCAGCTTTGCAAGCAAAGCAACGGCTTAGGAAAAAAGCTTCAGGTGTTCACCCACACACTGTCATGGGCGATTCCAGGAAGAATAGAATCCTCTTGCTTGGCTTTCCTCTGCCTTGACCACTTTTCAGAGAGCTTTGTGAGGCGGCCTCAAAAACGTGGTATTTGTGTTCTCAGAAGGCGCGCCCACAGAGGGTGTGGGCGAGGGTGTGGAATGCTAGTTTGGCTTTTCTATTTTGAAGCTAATGGTGGAGACCTGATGGTCCCCACTAACTTTCTGTGCTGCCGGAGATACCTGGGCGGTTGGAGGCCACCTCCTGATGGTCACAATGCCAGGAAACTGCAGAAACAAGACACTTTCCCTTTCACTGCAAGGAAGCATTTGCATCTCCAAAAATATTCAGAGAAGCAGATTTCAGCAGTTCCACCTCCCACTTCCTCCCACTGCTGCTCCAGACTAGGTTTCTTTCCCTTCAAAAGAAAACAGGACCTGAGCAGGAGAGAGCTGGTGGTTCTTGGCTTCAGTGAGCCTTCCCTTCTGTCAGAGGCCAGGACTCCAGAGGGAAGGCCACTGTCCCCCTCCCAGAGGTCCCCGCTGCGGGCTGGCCCTGTCATGGTGGCCTCTAGCGTCCAGAGCTGCTTCCTCAGTGAGTTCCTGGGCACAAACCTCCCACACAggactatgaaagaaaaaaatctccagaccccgaaatcactaagccaaagggaaaagtcaagctgggaactgcgaCAGGCAAacctcccattctattcctaaACAAGATAGCACAAAGataaagctacatacctccctcacaatttgcccacaggGAAATTCCTcgtggacaaaggacagacagagctcaaagtcatccctctgaggctcatgtgagacaaatgcatatctgattgcttcctctgccctgttGTTTCACCAAGCCAGACCAGGCATAAGTGACTATTCCTCTACCCTCCTCTCCCATGTGAACTGTATATTCAATGAAAGGCTAATCAGAGACCCAAAAGAATGCGACCAGTTGTCTCTCACCTACcttgtgacctggaagccccctccctgcttcgaGTTGTCCCCACCTTCCTGGacggaaccaatgtacatcttacattcATTGATTAATGTCTcacgtctccctaaaatgtataaaaccaagctgtggcccgaccaccttgggcccatgttgtccggacctcctgaggctgtgtcatgggcacatccttaactttggcaaaataaactttctaaattggcTGATACCTGTTTCAGATACTTTTGGGTTCACAGAACTGAGGAGACAAAGGCCTTTGGTGACGGAGTGGCAGCTTTGCTTCCCTAGCGGGCAGATCTCATCCACCTTCTCCACCTCACATGACTTTCTGTCCTGTTTCTGTCCCCAGCATCCTCAGCCCTGCCCCGTCACCTGCATCTTCTTCCTCACACCCTCCAAGGCAGGTCAGCATTGTGATCTGTTAAGCGTATGGATGAAACGTGAGCACATGAGGTGCCAGTGGCCAGAGATGCAGACAGCGCATGAATGACTGGCAATGAAATCAAGCAAGATGGTCAAGCTCCTCTCCAGTCTAAGGGGGCTTTCGACTTTTCTCGAACAAAATCTGACATAAGAGCTAAAAGCGGGCCATGCTAGGTGGGCTGCGGATCCCACACGGTGTCCCCATCTCTAGGTGAAGTGCCACTGGCTCAAGTACaagctcctctcctctccaccatGTACTGTGTCCTGATCAATGTTCAAAGGATCCAAATATGTTAATCAGGCAGTGGATGACTTAATGCTGTGCCCTGGTGGAAACTAGACCTCTATTTTTGAAACTTGATGGGTAGAAGTGAGGGGGAAAGCTGTCATTTTAAAGCTGTGaggaggtgtttttgttttttttttttcctttgggggaCGATTCCCactttttgtggctattttccCTCTGCTTTCCACAGGCATTTTATTTAACAGCTGCCTCCTTCCCCTACAAAAGTAACCATTCCCCTGACTtgtacaggaggctgaggcaggagaatcgcttgaacccaggaggcagaggttgcagttagtggagatcgcgacactgccctccccagccttggagacagagtgatactccgtctcaaaaaaaaaaaaaagaaaaaagaaaaaaaaattcttggctcTTGAGTTGTACAAAAACAGGTAGTAGGTCAAATTTGGCCCACAGTCCCTAGTTTGCTAACCCCTGTCTTAGACTATAAGCTGCCTGAGAAAGCAGCCTGTGTTTGAATCTTTGTACCTCTAGTGGCTAGCAAAGCCCAGCTAGGCGTGCTGTACAGCAGGTACTGGTAAGTATTTACAGAAGGATCAGGACGATTTTCCATAGTTCACGTATGTCTTTATGGCCATGATCCATATTTAAAGACAACCAAAGGGGAgcactgagaccacatgaaagtTACCTCCTTCTACAGTGGGAACTTGGCATTTGAAAAATCTTCAGCACCCTTTTCACCTTTACACTGATGAAAACATTTGATTTATTTCTACCAGCCATAGACTTTAGTTTACTATCAATAACATGTTGAAGGTTTTTATAGTCCTAACTCTAAATTGGTAAGGCCAATATTTTTGTCGTGGACCCTCCATCCACGCTCGATATCTGGTACCTTTTGCCAAATACAAGGAAATACATCAAGGCGTGGCTCTGGTTGTATATCAAACAATCAGTTATCAGAGGTTCACACTCACCATTCCACTGATGCATCGGCCACAGGCGGTTGTTTTAAACTCACCGTGCAGTTCTTTCACTGCACTTGTGGTGTAAAAGCCTTCTGCCAACAGAATGATCCCATACAAGAAGAAAAAGGACGCAATTCCATAGATGACATACTGCATCAGTTGTATCCTACAAAGAGAAGAAGAGATCCTGAACCATTAAATTCACTGCCTGGTAGTGACTAGGTTTCTTGACGCTGGAGAGAGGACATGAGGGAGATGTTCTTATGAGTGCGTCACTGGCCCCACTGATGGCTTTGATGGACTTGTGGGGCATCCTGGGTGGCATCCCTGCCCATGTCCCAGCAACCTGGGCCTTCCTTCCAAGGTGGGAATGATGTTTCCTTTGCTCAGGGCAGCATCCAGTTGTAATCTTTTAATCCTTACCTGAGAGTCCTGGGTGGCAAGGGTTAGAATCCTCATTTTGCACGTAAGTAAAACACAGGCATTGAGGAGTTAAGCTCCTCATCGAAGGATACACAGTTAGTGGCAAAGCCAGCATCTGAACCCTGGCCCAATGGACAACATGTTCTTTCTGCCCTTTCAAAATGCTTCCCAACCAGGCCTAGTGGTTAATGTCACTCTGATAAAACCCCTAAGTAGGCACTCAGGGCTTCTTTGGGGGGTAATGTGGGGAGATGTCTTTTGCATTGTGACTCCCACCACACAAGTAGTACTAGGTCGAGTAGGTTTAAGATACAGAAAGTTAATTCATAATGCAGTTTGTCCCACAAAAGCTAACCAAGACAGATGACATGTCCTCAGCCTTTGGCTGCtcactggaatcacctggggagcttggaAAATACTGGTACCTGGATCCTGCCCCCAGAGATTATGTCCTAATTGGTCTGGGGTCAGGCATGGGGATTTTCTTAAAGCttctcagaagtttgagagccACAGATGGAGATCGCTACCTAATTAAATCAATACACCTTTCCCAGGTTCAGTCCTGGTAAACATTTCTTCTTTGCACATAGTTGGAACTCAGTGAGTCCCCTGTCCTGCTTGAGCCCTCCTTATAATCTCCCCAACCTGTGTTCATTTCTTTGGAGGTCATTTGTGAacagataagaaagaataaaattcccTAAGGACTGAAGAGTCTCCAACATGACTCCATGACCATTCCATAAAAATTCATTCATGTCTTTTTCAGTCTGGTGAAGAAGTTTCTTATAATCATAAGACACATAAACACTGGAACTTTGGGAttcaagggaagaaaaagaaacggtggaaggaaatggagaaaGGGGAAGACATGTGAAGGAAGTAAGTAGATTGCTGCTGAGCTTGCACAGCTACAAGAATCTATGCGTGGGAGTCACTGTGACTCCATTGAGAATGTTTccagaaagaaaggcagagatCTGCTGCTAAACCCCTGGACCTTCCTCTCTTCTGCAACGGAGGATGCCCTGAGATCTGCTCTTCTGCTAGAAGAGTTAACGTTAAAATACTGCTCCTGTAGGCTTAGAGTTGGGGTCAGTCCTCAACAGGGCTCCTACCATTCCAGGGATGGTCACTTCCTgggagaaagctggaggcatctgtTACTTGGGAACAACACAATTCTGTTGAGACAATCGGCAGCATCACCTATCACCATGTCACAGCCCCCCATGTCCACAGCTACCATGTGTGGAGTGTCCTATGTGTGCACCTTGCCATTCCCAAGTAACATTCCACCCTGGGGCCTAAACACCTACCACATTCTAggccctttctttttccttctctcatgAACCTTTTTCTATCTGCATAAAGAGAGCTTTAGGTAAAAGCATTCATCTTCTGCCAGGAAAGCACACTGTAGTCTTTCTGAAAAACATCATGAGGTGGTTGCAtcttagatacttttttttttaaacaaagtatcactctgtcacccaggctggagtgcagtgttgccatctcggctcaccagctcaccgcaacatccacctcctgggttcaactgattctcctgtctcagcctcccaagtagctaggattacaggcacgcaccaccatgcccagctaaattttttttgtatttttagtagaggtggcgtttcaccatgttggccaggctggtcttgaactcctgacttcaggtgatctgcctgcctcagcctcccaaattgctgggatgacaggcgtgagccaccacgccaggccttagatacatttttaaagggaaCCAGATACTTACACCTCGCTCAGCAAGGCATGGTCACTGGCGTTGGTGGAGAAGTGTTGCTCAAGAATCGCCACGGTGCCTGCGAGAGCCACATGCCCACAGCCGCAGAATAAGGCCACCCCAGAGAAGCAGAGGATGGTGGCCACCAGGGAGGCGTAGGGGACTCCTCCCAGACACTTGATGCAGCATTCAAAGCAGCCTGGACCCAAAGGAGAGAAAATACAGCCGTTATGGGCAAGAACACCTCTGGTCTTCAAGAATACCCCATATTCACAGAGAAGGCTTTAATTTTCCATCTCCCCTCTCATGCTCTATGGTTAATACTTTGACATCCCAAGGGCCAGTGTGGTAGTCACCATGATCTCACATTCTGCAGTGAGGACCCTGAGGCTCCAAAAGGGAATGTAACTTAATTTGCTCAGAATCTGGAAGGGTAGTGAATGGCAGAGCAGTCAATTGACAAAGAGTTATAAGGTAGTTACAATTCTAGAGCTTCCTGATCGACTGAGTGGTGGGGGGAGCCCTGCTCAAGTGCCAACAAGAAGCACTCATTCCACTAACACAGTCAAAAGAGAGGACAGCAGTGAAGCTACAGCTCTGTGAAGAAAAGCAACAGTCAGGTCGTCTCCAGCCTCACAGTTCTGGGGTTTCAATACGTCTGCTGCTGTAGCAACCAACGGCTTTCCCCAAGCCCTGGACCTCCGGGGCAACTGGGAGAATCTGATACAGCAATTATGCCGGTCGCCAGGTTCAAACAAATAGCAAGGTGATTGTTTTGGAAAGGTCACAGGTATTTTGGTCCCTAATTCAGTGAAGAACAAAGTCACCAAGAGCCACTCAAGTGGGTCCACTCAAGTTTCATTCAAGTTGACATCAGAAATTAtctcaaatttttaataaaaatgcttcCCCCCAGCCCAGTCAGCCCAAGCAATTCATTCAcagtcctcctcctccctggcttccacctgcccccttcccccacaCAACACGTTCAGAGTCAGAACCCAGAACTGGTGGGTGATATTTAAGTacttgaaggagaaaaaagaacagaagaaaaaaacaaaaccaaaatgaacATCCATGAAGTGGAATGAAGGAGAGACAGCCGTAAGTCACTCTTAATCTTGAAAAGATGagacttgtattcatttttaaaataaactttgacTTGAGATGTCCATAAAGACCTGCCTGAGGGGCAGAGCCAGGTGCCGTTTTCAGTTTGGAGACATTTATGTTTCAGTAAATGCAGCGCTGGCCTTGGGATAATGTCAGTACCTCTCCTAACCTCCCGTCTCTGTTTATATTATCCAGACCCTTAAGTAAATGGCTTGTCGGGGAAATTGAACTTTAAACGCATTATGGTGTTTAGCAGCAATCAAGGGCACTTCATTACTTCAGGGCAAGCACATTaagccagcaaaaaaaaaaaagaaaaaaaaaatcccccaaatgGTCTTCGTAGTCGTCATGGAATGACAACCCAGCATAAAACACCATagatgaatgtttttattttagtgagTATTCCTTTTAAACTAGCATTCGCTTAAACCTATGGAAAGTGACTATGAAAACTCATTGCTAGATTTCTCTTTAGttcattggaaaataaaaaatatcagggCTTCATAAGAAAGCTGTGCTTCCTTTTATTTCAAAAGATGAGCAGCTGTTTTCAGGAAGATCAACTTCCCTGAAATGGATTGGGGAAACTTTATAAAATGggaaccatcctggctaacacggtgaaaccctgtctctactaaaaatacaaaaaattagccgggcgtggtggtgggcgcctgtagtcccagctactcgggaggctgaggcaaggaaatcgcttgaacccaggaggcagaggctgcagtgagccgagaccgcgctactgaactccagcctgggcgacagagcaagactccgtctcaaaaaaagaaaaagggaaccaGTGCACAATATGGTTCAAGTTCACTAGCAAGTCAGTATCTTAAAGAGCTTCAGACACTTGGGATTTGTAAGCAGAGATGTTAGAGCTCAATCTCATTTTGTTACATGACTTTCTggggactgaggtgagaggaatgCAACTCGAAGTCCAAATTCTCTCCAGGTTCCCAAACTAAGAGAAACTAGAATCCTTGGCCTTGACGTATCTCATtataaagagaaaacagacatGGGTATTGTATCATTCACAACCTCCCCACATTCTCAGCCTCTATGATCATGTTAAGAAAAAGATGAATGCCTGCTTTCCTGGCTAACAAAGTTGTATCTGGTCCTTAAAGGATAAGGATGTGAGGCCTTGGGGCTGTGTGGTCCAAAATGGTAGCCACTAACACATGTagctatttacatttatttaaaattaaataaaatgaaaaattcaggtCCTCTGCTGCACAAACCACATTTCATATGCTCAAAAGCCACATGGACTactggctactgtattggacaacaCAGATATAGGACGTTTCATCATCGCAGAACACTGCTTTGGAAGACACATTTTGAATTGTCACATATTTGATTTTCTATAACTCAGGAGCTGGGTTCTAACTGGATTTTCTGTTGGATTTCATTAATTCAGTACTTTGTGAAGACCTACTGGGTGCCAAGTACACAAAACTGAAATAAGATACCTTTTTGGCTTCAGGATAAATCCAATACTGCAGGCAGACAAGTAACACAATTATTATAGTCCAGCATGATGGGGGCAAAGATACAGACCCCTGCAGAGCCAGTGGAAagagagtggagagaagtgggaCAGGGAAGATCAGGGGGGcaaataattcatactggaggGGTCCTTCTACAGAAagatctagtatccagaatactTAAACAGCTGATGTGGTGACACTGATTTATAACCAGATAAAATTGTTCATTAatgctgtgtgtgtatatatatatgtatacatctatatatatttttaaactaaaccCACACCCTTTTCCATCATTTGGAGTTAGGGTTAGGTGTTACGGTGTAGCACACTCGCCCTTTAATGATAGAACTCATCCTTCCAAATCCACAGTTGCCACTTCAAACAGCCTTTCATCCAAATGGTTAGAGCATTCCAAAGAAATATCACAGCTGCTCCCAGGCTCAAAAAGACAAGTGGGGTTAGAAGAATGATGCTGTTCAATCCCAAATTCAATACTAGATCAAAGCTAAAGTTTCCCTCCAATTTAAATCTCTCAAGGACTCTGTATACCTCATGCTGTGGATCTAGTTTTACAACAGCAGGGAAAACCAGGAACTCAAGAATTTGGGGGATCACTTCAATGAATCATGCTCTCTCAGCAGATGCCAATGCTCTTACATTTACAGCAGATGATTTTATTTGTGGCTGTAGGAACCCTGGCTCCTATGGAACAGAAATCACCATCTTTGCTCCACTGGCACAGATAAAACTCTTATGGACTGTGCCAGCCAACATGACTAGAAGCTAGTGACATAAAATATGGGAAAAATTTAAAGGACATAATACAGCTGGATGTAGAGCTTATTCTAGCTTGGTTGGCCAGTTATCTTCAGGGTTAAGATTGCATGTGTGGTAGATATCCAACAATCTATAAATGGATCACTCTCCACTGTACCTTCTATGTCAGTATAGAAGCCACCTCTGGTCACAGTGTGCATGATATCTTTGAACACTGGGCAATTTAGTCACCTATCACACACTCATCCTAGAGGAACCAAAACTGCtgcaaaaagtaagaaaaagctaaatgtgtttatttaggaGCTAGAGGATATAGGTAATAGGAGCTAGACCACCTAGGGCTTTCCAGGCCACCTTAAGAATTCTGGACTTTATCTTCAAAATCATGGGAAGCCTTgaccgggcgctgtggctcacccctgtaatcccagcactttgggaggccaagatgggcggatcacaaggtcaggagattgagaccatcctggctaacatggtgaaaccctgtctctactaaaaatacaaaaaattagctgggcgtggtggtgggcacctgtagtcccagctactcagggggctaaggcaggagaatcgctggaacccgggaggtggagggtgcagtgagccaagatcgcaccactgcactccagcctgggtgacagagcgagactccatctcaaaacaaaaacaaaaacaaaaacaaaacaaaaaaacaaaatcatgggAAGCCACTGCACTGCgcttttttttttcgtttttgaaacagggtcttgctctgttgcctaggttggagtgcagtggcacaatcactgctcactgcagcgttgaactctctggctcaagcgatcctcccacctcagcctcccaagtagctgggaccacaggcccatgccactgcacccaggtcattttttattttttaaattttttgtagtgacagggtctccttatgttacccaggctgttctcaaactcttgggctccagtgatcctctcgcctcggcctcccaaagtgctgcaattacaggtgtgaaccaccatgcctggtctgccAGGGAGCATTTTTAAGCACGGGAAACAGATTGGGGTTGTCAAAGATCACTCTGGATGATGTGAAGGGCTATGTGGATCTGTAGCTGAGAAGAGCTGAACTTGGATGCGGGCAGCTTCTACTGGGCAACAAGGAAAACTATCAGAGGTCAAGAAAATATATGAGTGGACCATTTGTCAATTCCATGTGCTTTGCAAAGTGTGTTCATTGGACCAGCAGTATCAGCTTCAGCAGGGAAGAACTTGTGAGAAATAAAGAATGTTGGAAGTGACCCCAgactgagtcagaatctgcattttaacaaggccTCTGGGGTGATTTGTGTGCACACGAAAATTTGAGAAGCCCATTTCTAGTCAACAGTGGCATCTTCCCGGTCTCAGGTGTGGCATCCTGAGTCTGTTTGAAATGCCTGCTTTCATATTCAATGGTGTATGATGTTTTTTCTCTAAGACGTGGACCACTGGGTTTGGCCATAACCCTCTAGTCACTTGTGAATCAAATGGCAAGTTCCAAGGACTAcagtgaagaaaaacaaaatgttccaAGTTGTCCAGCCGTCTTGAAAAGAGTGCAGCTAGAGTGCATTTCTGTGAGCCAAGCAAGTACTGTTAACCTTGGAATTTTTCATGCTTTAGTGTCATGCCATAGACAGGGTCTGAGAAGACAGGAATTGAGTCACCTGAGAAAGCAGACttctaaacacacacactcctacCGCCTGCAGTGCTGGGAGTGCCCGTGCACAAAAAGGAAGTAAGTAGATCTGGGATTCAGGCTGTCCTTAGTAGTCATAGACAAGCTGATGTTTTTAAATATAGGGTGGTGCCAAGTACCAGCAGAACACCATGCTGTTAAAAGTTTACGATAGCTAAGGAAGATCAGTGCTTTTCTTGGATGCTCCTATAAATCCACAGACTGAATTTT
This region includes:
- the GPM6B gene encoding neuronal membrane glycoprotein M6-b isoform X4 translates to MKPAMETAAEENTEQSQERKGCFECCIKCLGGVPYASLVATILCFSGVALFCGCGHVALAGTVAILEQHFSTNASDHALLSEVIQLMQYVIYGIASFFFLYGIILLAEGFYTTSAVKELHGEFKTTACGRCISGMFVFLTYVLGVAWLGVFGFSAVPVFMFYNIWSTCEVIKSPQTNGTTGVEQICVDIRQYGIIPWNAFPGKICGSALENICNTNEFYMSYHLFIVACAGAGATVIALIHFLMILSSNWAYLKDASKMQAYQDIKAKEEQELQDIQSRSKEQLNSYT
- the GPM6B gene encoding neuronal membrane glycoprotein M6-b isoform X5 → MGCFECCIKCLGGVPYASLVATILCFSGVALFCGCGHVALAGTVAILEQHFSTNASDHALLSEVIQLMQYVIYGIASFFFLYGIILLAEGFYTTSAVKELHGEFKTTACGRCISGMFVFLTYVLGVAWLGVFGFSAVPVFMFYNIWSTCEVIKSPQTNGTTGVEQICVDIRQYGIIPWNAFPGKICGSALENICNTNEFYMSYHLFIVACAGAGATVIALIHFLMILSSNWAYLKDASKMQAYQDIKAKEEQELQDIQSRSKEQLNSYT
- the GPM6B gene encoding neuronal membrane glycoprotein M6-b isoform X7; the encoded protein is MGCFECCIKCLGGVPYASLVATILCFSGVALFCGCGHVALAGTVAILEQHFSTNASDHALLSEVIQLMQYVIYGIASFFFLYGIILLAEGFYTTSAVKELHGEFKTTACGRCISGMFVFLTYVLGVAWLGVFGFSAVPVFMFYNIWSTCEVIKSPQTNGTTGVEQICVDIRQYGIIPWNAFPGKICGSALENICNTNEFYMSYHLFIVACAGAGATVIALLIYMMATTYNYAVLKFKSREDCCTKF
- the GPM6B gene encoding neuronal membrane glycoprotein M6-b isoform X2 — encoded protein: MVNSRAEMEIGRYHWMYPGSKNHQYHPVPTLGDRASPLSSPGCFECCIKCLGGVPYASLVATILCFSGVALFCGCGHVALAGTVAILEQHFSTNASDHALLSEVIQLMQYVIYGIASFFFLYGIILLAEGFYTTSAVKELHGEFKTTACGRCISGMFVFLTYVLGVAWLGVFGFSAVPVFMFYNIWSTCEVIKSPQTNGTTGVEQICVDIRQYGIIPWNAFPGKICGSALENICNTNEFYMSYHLFIVACAGAGATVIALIHFLMILSSNWAYLKDASKMQAYQDIKAKEEQELQDIQSRSKEQLNSYT
- the GPM6B gene encoding neuronal membrane glycoprotein M6-b isoform X6 — protein: MKPAMETAAEENTEQSQERKGCFECCIKCLGGVPYASLVATILCFSGVALFCGCGHVALAGTVAILEQHFSTNASDHALLSEVIQLMQYVIYGIASFFFLYGIILLAEGFYTTSAVKELHGEFKTTACGRCISGMFVFLTYVLGVAWLGVFGFSAVPVFMFYNIWSTCEVIKSPQTNGTTGVEQICVDIRQYGIIPWNAFPGKICGSALENICNTNEFYMSYHLFIVACAGAGATVIALLIYMMATTYNYAVLKFKSREDCCTKF
- the GPM6B gene encoding neuronal membrane glycoprotein M6-b isoform X3 is translated as MKPAMETAAEENTEQSQERKVNSRAEMEIGRYHWMYPGSKNHQYHPVPTLGDRASPLSSPGCFECCIKCLGGVPYASLVATILCFSGVALFCGCGHVALAGTVAILEQHFSTNASDHALLSEVIQLMQYVIYGIASFFFLYGIILLAEGFYTTSAVKELHGEFKTTACGRCISGMFVFLTYVLGVAWLGVFGFSAVPVFMFYNIWSTCEVIKSPQTNGTTGVEQICVDIRQYGIIPWNAFPGKICGSALENICNTNEFYMSYHLFIVACAGAGATVIALLIYMMATTYNYAVLKFKSREDCCTKF
- the GPM6B gene encoding neuronal membrane glycoprotein M6-b isoform X1 translates to MKPAMETAAEENTEQSQERKVNSRAEMEIGRYHWMYPGSKNHQYHPVPTLGDRASPLSSPGCFECCIKCLGGVPYASLVATILCFSGVALFCGCGHVALAGTVAILEQHFSTNASDHALLSEVIQLMQYVIYGIASFFFLYGIILLAEGFYTTSAVKELHGEFKTTACGRCISGMFVFLTYVLGVAWLGVFGFSAVPVFMFYNIWSTCEVIKSPQTNGTTGVEQICVDIRQYGIIPWNAFPGKICGSALENICNTNEFYMSYHLFIVACAGAGATVIALIHFLMILSSNWAYLKDASKMQAYQDIKAKEEQELQDIQSRSKEQLNSYT